The genomic region GTTACTGGTGTTACTCAAGTGACACGTGTGGCGGTTATTCAACCGTTACGGGAGCGAAGGGTTTCGGTTACCGGTCGATAGAGTCGGTCGGATAGAGACCTCGACCGCCGCCGACTCGACCGCCCCGCGAACGCCCACCCGATTGGCCGCCGCGGCGCCGGTGCTTCTTGTGCTGAGCGTCGTTGCGCGCCTGGCGTGGACATACCTGCTGCCCACCGGCGCAAACTTCGTCGACCTGCACGTCTATGTCGGCGGAGCGGACACGCTGGGGCAGCCGGGCGAACTGTATGACTACGTCTACGCCGAGCAGACGCCGGACTTCCCGCTGCCCTTCACCTATCCACCGTTCGCCGCCGTCGCGTTCTATCCGCTGACCCTGCTGCCGTTCTGGCTGGTCGCGCTGCTGTGGCAGGTCGGGATCATCGCAGCGCTGTACGGCGTTGTGCGGGTCAGTCAGCGGCTGCTGGGCGGCGGTGATCGCCGCCTCGCCATGCTGTGGACCGCGGTGGGCATCTGGCTGGAGCCGTTGCGCAGCACGTTCGACTACGGGCAGATCAACGTGCTGTTGGTGTTCGCGGTGCTGTGCGCGGTGGCCAGCACACGTTGGTGGCTATCGGGTCTGCTGGTCGGGTTGGCGGCAGGAGTCAAGCTGACGCCCGCGGTGTCGGGGCTCTACTTCGCCGGCGCGCGGCGCTGGGCGACGGTGGTGTTCTCGGCCATCGTTTTCTCCGCCACCGTTGGCTTTTCGGCTCTGGTGATCGGTGACCAGGCGCGGCGCTACTTCTTCGAGCTGTTCGGCGACGCGTCCCGCGTGGGACCGATCGGCACCTCGTTCAACCAGTCGTGGCGCGGCGGGATCTCCCGCATCCTGGGCCACGACGCCGGTTACGGACCCGCGGTGGTGGGCGGCATTGTGCTGACCGCCGTGCTGGCGGTGCTGGCGTGGCACGCGATCGGTGGCGCGTCCGACCGGCTCGGCGCGATCGTCGTGGTGCAGTTGTTCGGGCTGCTGCTGTCACCGATCTCGTGGACGCACCACTGGGTGTGGCTGATCCCGCTGATGATGTGGCTGCTGCACGGGCCGCTGCGCGATCGGCTGGGCGCGCGTGTGCTGGGCTGGGGCTGGTTGGCACTCACCGCCGTCGGGGTGCCGTGGTTGCTCAGCTTCGCCCAGCCGACCATCTGGACGATTCCGCGCCCCTGGTACCTGGCGTGGGCGGGACTGGTCTACGTCGTTGCGGCGCTGGCGACGCTGGCGTGGGTGGCAGTGTCAGGATTCACTGCCCGACGATCCCGTTGATGTCGCGGGCCATCTCGACGTCCTTGTCGGTGATACTGCCCTCGGAGTGGGTTACCAGCGCGAATGTCACGGTGCGCCAACGAATGTCGATGTCGGGATGGTGGTCCTTCGCCTCGGCGTGTTCGCCGACGCGACGTACCGCTTCGATGCCGTCGAGAAACGCCGGGAATTTGATCGAGCGGCGTAGGGCGCCGTCGGCGCGCTCCCAGCCGGGAAGGTCGGGCAGTGCGGCGTCTACTTGGTCGTCCGTTAACACAGCCATGGGATCGACGGTATACCGTCAGCCACAGTGCTGAACCAGAAGCCGAACCAGAAGCCGAACCAGAAGCCCAACCAGATCGTCGTGGCCGGAGCGCTGATCTCGGGCGCCGCGCTGCTGGTGGCTCAACGCGACCGCCCCGCCGAGTTGGCCGGCCTGTGGGAACTGCCCGGCGGCAAGGTCGCGGCGGGTGAGAGCGACGCGGCGGCCCTGGCGCGGGAACTGCACGAGGAGTTGGGCGTCGAGGTGAATGTCGGAGAGCGCCTTGGCGCCGACGTCGCCCTGAACGCGACCACGGCGCTGCGCGCCTATCTGGTCACCCAGACCGGCGGCACGCTTCACCCCAACGACCATCGCGCGCTGCGCTGGGTCACCGTCGGCGAACTCGACGCGCTGGCCTGGGTGCCTGCCGACCGCGCGTGGCTCGCGGAACTCCGACACGCGCTCAGCGAGGTTCCATGAGCGCCGCTCCCGCGGTCGCCGTCGCAGCCACGTTCGTGTGGCTCGGCATGGTGCTGGCGATCTCCTTCCTCGAAGCGCCGCTGAAATTCCGGGCGCCCGGGGTGACGCTGCCGATCGGGCTCGGCATCGGCCGGTTGGTGTTTCGCGCGTTGAACGGCGCTGAAATCGCACTCGCGGCAACCATTCTGGTGGCGATGGTGCTCAGCGCACCCCCGGCCGGTGCGGTTGTCGCGTTCGGCAGCGCCGGTCTCGCGCTGGTCGCCCAGCTGGCCGGTGTGCGCCCGCGGCTGACGCGCCGCTCCGATGCGGTGCTGGCGGGTCACCACGGTCCGCGCTCACGGGCGCACTACGTGTACGTCGCGCTGGAAGTCGTCAAGGTGGTCGCGCTGGCGGCGCTGGGAATCGTTCTGCTGAGTTCCTGAGGCCCTCAGGACAGGCCCAACGATTCGGCCACCGCGCGCAACGCCGTGGCCGATTCCCGCAGTCCGTCGAGTTCGGCGGTGGACAACGGTACTTCGAGCACCTGGCCCGCGCCGCCGGCGGACACCACCGTGGGCAGCGAAAGAGCTACGCCACTGATGCCGTAGGCGCCCCGCTGAACCGTCGACACCGGCATGATCCGGTGCTGATCGCCGAGGACCGCTTCGACGATGCGGGCCGCGGACAGCCCGATCGCCAGGTTGGTGGCGCCCTTTCCGGCGATGATCTGGTAGGCGGCGTTGACCACGTCGGCCGAGATCTCTTGGCGGGTCGC from Mycobacterium sp. IDR2000157661 harbors:
- a CDS encoding mannosyltransferase, producing the protein METSTAADSTAPRTPTRLAAAAPVLLVLSVVARLAWTYLLPTGANFVDLHVYVGGADTLGQPGELYDYVYAEQTPDFPLPFTYPPFAAVAFYPLTLLPFWLVALLWQVGIIAALYGVVRVSQRLLGGGDRRLAMLWTAVGIWLEPLRSTFDYGQINVLLVFAVLCAVASTRWWLSGLLVGLAAGVKLTPAVSGLYFAGARRWATVVFSAIVFSATVGFSALVIGDQARRYFFELFGDASRVGPIGTSFNQSWRGGISRILGHDAGYGPAVVGGIVLTAVLAVLAWHAIGGASDRLGAIVVVQLFGLLLSPISWTHHWVWLIPLMMWLLHGPLRDRLGARVLGWGWLALTAVGVPWLLSFAQPTIWTIPRPWYLAWAGLVYVVAALATLAWVAVSGFTARRSR
- a CDS encoding 4a-hydroxytetrahydrobiopterin dehydratase; translation: MAVLTDDQVDAALPDLPGWERADGALRRSIKFPAFLDGIEAVRRVGEHAEAKDHHPDIDIRWRTVTFALVTHSEGSITDKDVEMARDINGIVGQ
- a CDS encoding (deoxy)nucleoside triphosphate pyrophosphohydrolase; amino-acid sequence: MLNQKPNQKPNQKPNQIVVAGALISGAALLVAQRDRPAELAGLWELPGGKVAAGESDAAALARELHEELGVEVNVGERLGADVALNATTALRAYLVTQTGGTLHPNDHRALRWVTVGELDALAWVPADRAWLAELRHALSEVP